The Winogradskyella schleiferi genome has a window encoding:
- a CDS encoding glycosyltransferase family 117 protein, producing the protein MRDFNFKKWNNILGWFVFAVAAVVYGLTIEPTVSFWDAGEYILTSSKLQVGHPPGAPLFQMFGAFFSMFALEPSQIGAIMNMMSGVASAFTILFMFWTITLLLVKLVKYHKDDNPSKAYAILGSALVGSLAFTFTDSFWFNAVETEVYAMATLIMAILFYLGLRWEQDMHKPRGNRWLILIAFVIGLSFGVHFMGLLTIPAIGLLYYFKNYKTITVKNFIIANVASAAILLFIFKLLLPSTLKLFGYLEVFFVNSIGLPFNSGTIITGLMVIALFYFGLNYTRKKDMKHVNTLVLCLMFIFIGFSSWMMLPIRANAQVVINENDPSDARELLAYYNLEQYPETHLFYGPQFTEVYSGADKDEPFVDDKKNYERDEEAGKYVIINDWEKSRQNYNHEHASILPRMWSSEHAENYMMFTGLIDFKVDPNLQTRAYNEAMNAGLSEDQASQYAFGEKQQFDQLVNDFKMRVARGEIDYEDYNQFLRTYGQQYLIIEKPSFIDNIMYMFQYQFGYMYWRYFMWNFTGRQDDIQGRYTHKNGNWISGIPFVDELHLGLSQDNLPTDVLENKSRNTYYFLPLLLGLVGFFFLMYSDLKRFWVLLVFFLLTGLAIQFYTNIRPFEPRERDYSVVGSFYVFAIWIGFGVYAIYDLLKSSIKTKFLAPAISLACIIIVPGVLAANNWDDHDRSGKYTTESMARKYLESCAPNAILFTIGDNDTFPLWYLQEIEGVRTDVRVVNTSLFQTDWYIDQMKRKAYDSDPIPSQLTHNQYRGGTRDVIIRREITKDTIPIKDFMDFVSSDKPNTKFKYVVERQGEDPNQYPKHLLNSNYFPTRYISIPVNKDMVLKKGIVKPKDADKIVDNLYAEIGGSYLYKNRLLMLDIIANNNWERPIYFTGGAFGAEDYVWLKDYLQLDGMCYKLVPIKTAVDRANPYDMGRVDPDLMYDMVKNWNWGGSGEDLYYDIETRRNGITYRGNLARLIEQLINEEKLDKAEEIADIAMEKMPVDKFGFYSLLEPYVSAYYEIGNVEKGRKLYKEVAKKYQENLLYYSSLDLENQELMVGEDIYLDIQRYRALIDILVIYNDKDFALQETKTFNSYLSLFDDLMNRYNEGELPEVPEDVDLQDAINDTLDDIIPALQ; encoded by the coding sequence ATGAGAGATTTTAACTTTAAAAAGTGGAACAACATCTTAGGATGGTTTGTTTTTGCCGTAGCCGCTGTGGTTTACGGTCTTACCATTGAACCAACTGTTAGCTTTTGGGATGCTGGAGAATATATTCTTACCTCATCAAAATTACAGGTAGGACATCCTCCTGGAGCTCCATTATTTCAAATGTTTGGCGCGTTTTTCTCCATGTTCGCCTTAGAGCCTTCACAAATTGGTGCTATTATGAATATGATGAGTGGTGTGGCAAGTGCCTTTACCATTCTTTTTATGTTTTGGACCATTACTTTACTCCTTGTAAAACTGGTAAAATATCACAAAGATGACAATCCGAGTAAAGCCTATGCCATATTAGGAAGTGCGTTAGTAGGAAGTCTGGCTTTCACGTTTACGGATTCGTTTTGGTTCAATGCCGTTGAAACTGAAGTTTATGCCATGGCAACTTTAATCATGGCGATTTTGTTTTATTTAGGTTTGCGTTGGGAACAAGATATGCACAAGCCACGAGGAAACCGCTGGCTCATTTTAATTGCCTTTGTGATTGGTCTATCTTTTGGCGTTCATTTTATGGGCTTATTAACCATTCCTGCAATTGGCCTTCTTTATTATTTCAAGAATTATAAGACTATTACGGTAAAGAACTTCATTATTGCGAATGTTGCTTCGGCTGCGATTTTATTATTTATATTCAAATTATTATTGCCTTCCACCTTAAAACTTTTTGGGTATTTGGAAGTATTTTTTGTGAACTCCATTGGCTTACCATTTAATTCCGGAACTATTATAACAGGTTTAATGGTCATAGCTCTTTTCTATTTCGGATTGAATTACACCCGAAAAAAAGATATGAAACATGTGAACACTTTGGTGCTCTGCCTGATGTTTATTTTTATAGGATTTTCATCTTGGATGATGTTACCTATTCGTGCCAATGCTCAAGTGGTCATCAATGAAAATGACCCTTCGGATGCTAGGGAACTTTTAGCTTATTACAACCTAGAACAATATCCTGAAACCCATTTGTTTTACGGTCCTCAATTTACGGAAGTCTATTCTGGTGCTGATAAAGATGAACCGTTTGTAGATGACAAGAAGAATTATGAACGTGACGAGGAAGCCGGAAAATACGTCATTATAAACGATTGGGAAAAAAGCAGACAAAACTACAATCATGAACATGCTTCCATTCTTCCAAGAATGTGGAGTTCGGAGCATGCGGAAAATTATATGATGTTTACAGGTTTAATTGACTTTAAAGTTGATCCAAACCTACAAACCCGTGCTTACAACGAAGCTATGAACGCTGGCTTATCTGAAGATCAAGCTAGTCAATATGCTTTTGGGGAAAAGCAACAATTTGATCAGTTGGTCAATGATTTTAAAATGCGTGTGGCCAGAGGGGAAATTGATTATGAAGATTATAATCAGTTCTTGAGAACCTATGGTCAGCAGTATTTGATTATTGAGAAACCATCCTTTATAGACAATATAATGTATATGTTCCAATACCAATTTGGTTATATGTATTGGCGTTATTTTATGTGGAATTTCACAGGAAGACAAGATGACATCCAAGGAAGATATACACATAAAAACGGTAATTGGATTTCTGGAATTCCATTTGTTGATGAACTACATTTAGGCTTATCCCAAGACAATTTACCTACAGATGTTTTAGAAAATAAATCTAGAAATACCTATTATTTCTTACCACTATTACTGGGATTAGTTGGTTTCTTTTTCTTAATGTATTCTGATTTGAAGCGATTTTGGGTGCTTTTAGTGTTCTTTTTACTCACAGGGTTAGCCATTCAGTTTTACACCAATATCAGACCTTTTGAACCAAGAGAGCGTGATTACTCCGTGGTTGGTTCGTTCTATGTTTTTGCTATTTGGATTGGTTTTGGTGTTTATGCCATTTATGACCTTTTAAAATCCAGTATAAAGACAAAATTTTTAGCACCTGCGATTTCATTGGCCTGTATTATTATTGTGCCTGGTGTTTTAGCGGCAAATAATTGGGACGATCATGATCGTTCTGGAAAATACACCACAGAATCCATGGCGCGAAAATACTTAGAATCCTGTGCACCAAATGCTATTCTATTTACCATTGGCGATAATGATACGTTCCCGCTTTGGTATTTACAGGAAATTGAAGGGGTTCGAACCGACGTGCGTGTGGTAAATACCAGTTTATTTCAAACGGATTGGTACATTGACCAAATGAAACGAAAGGCTTACGATAGTGATCCTATTCCGTCGCAGTTGACCCACAACCAATATCGCGGTGGCACAAGAGACGTGATCATTAGAAGAGAAATCACTAAAGACACCATACCAATTAAAGATTTTATGGATTTTGTTTCAAGTGATAAGCCGAATACGAAATTCAAATATGTTGTTGAAAGACAAGGCGAAGATCCAAATCAATATCCCAAGCACTTATTAAATTCAAATTATTTTCCTACGCGATATATTAGCATTCCAGTCAATAAGGACATGGTTCTTAAAAAGGGAATCGTTAAACCAAAAGATGCCGATAAAATAGTGGACAATCTATATGCTGAGATTGGTGGTAGTTACCTCTATAAAAATCGTCTTTTAATGTTAGATATTATAGCCAATAACAATTGGGAACGCCCTATTTACTTTACTGGAGGCGCGTTTGGAGCTGAGGATTATGTGTGGCTAAAAGATTATTTGCAACTCGATGGTATGTGTTATAAGCTTGTACCAATTAAGACAGCCGTTGATAGAGCCAATCCTTACGATATGGGACGTGTAGATCCAGACCTCATGTACGATATGGTTAAGAATTGGAATTGGGGCGGTAGTGGAGAAGATTTATATTACGATATTGAAACCCGACGCAACGGCATTACCTATAGAGGAAATTTAGCACGCTTGATAGAACAGCTCATCAATGAAGAAAAACTAGATAAAGCCGAAGAAATCGCAGATATTGCGATGGAAAAAATGCCTGTGGATAAGTTTGGCTTTTACTCGTTACTTGAACCTTATGTAAGTGCCTATTACGAAATTGGAAATGTGGAAAAAGGACGTAAACTTTATAAAGAGGTCGCTAAAAAATACCAAGAAAACCTGTTGTATTACAGTAGCTTAGATTTAGAAAATCAGGAACTGATGGTTGGAGAGGATATTTATTTAGATATTCAACGCTACAGAGCTTTGATTGATATTTTAGTGATTTATAACGATAAAGATTTTGCGTTACAGGAAACTAAAACCTTTAATAGTTATTTAAGCTTATTCGACGACCTTATGAATCGCTACAATGAAGGCGAGTTACCAGAAGTTCCAGAAGATGTAGATTTACAAGATGCCATAAATGACACGCTTGATGACATTATTCCAGCGCTGCAATAG
- a CDS encoding universal stress protein yields the protein MNRILVPTDFSEQAGNALKVAAMLAKSHNAEIYLLHMMEIPVQQTDQGSTQSDIPETLFFMKLAQKRFADLMASDYLQGITVHETVKADITFNEIKDSCKELDIDFIIMGSHGASGLKEMFVGSNAEKVVRTSEVPVLVIKNEHQSFDVSDFVFASDFKNDNKKTYEQAVKFAESFGSKIHLLLVITSSNFMTSYEAKSRIDDFISGQTFKNYTITIHNDTTVEQGILNVSKDLDADLIGISTHGRQGIAHFFNGSISEDLVNHAKRPVITFKI from the coding sequence ATGAATAGAATTTTAGTTCCAACCGATTTTTCGGAACAAGCCGGAAATGCCTTAAAAGTAGCTGCAATGCTTGCCAAATCTCACAATGCTGAGATATATTTATTGCATATGATGGAAATTCCAGTACAACAAACCGACCAAGGAAGCACTCAAAGTGATATTCCCGAAACCTTGTTTTTTATGAAATTGGCCCAAAAGCGGTTTGCAGACCTCATGGCTTCAGATTATTTACAGGGTATTACTGTTCATGAAACCGTAAAAGCAGATATTACATTCAATGAAATTAAGGATTCCTGTAAAGAATTGGATATAGATTTTATTATTATGGGCTCCCATGGTGCATCTGGACTTAAGGAAATGTTTGTTGGCTCTAACGCGGAAAAAGTGGTTCGCACTTCTGAAGTACCTGTATTGGTAATTAAAAATGAACATCAAAGTTTTGACGTATCCGATTTCGTTTTTGCTTCTGATTTTAAGAATGACAATAAGAAAACTTATGAACAAGCCGTGAAATTTGCAGAATCTTTTGGCTCAAAAATTCATTTATTATTGGTAATCACGTCGAGTAACTTTATGACGTCTTATGAAGCAAAATCTAGAATTGATGATTTTATATCTGGACAAACTTTTAAGAATTATACTATCACCATACATAACGATACGACTGTAGAACAAGGAATTTTAAATGTGTCAAAGGACTTAGACGCAGACCTTATTGGTATTAGCACACACGGCAGACAAGGTATTGCACATTTCTTTAATGGTAGCATTAGTGAGGATTTGGTAAATCATGCTAAACGACCAGTAATTACTTTTAAGATATAG